The Camelus dromedarius isolate mCamDro1 chromosome 17, mCamDro1.pat, whole genome shotgun sequence DNA window aatttattgcTTAAAGTGTGTGAAGAATGTTTGAAGAAGTGATTAAATCAATGTATGTTAGGATGGGGATGAACCCAAGATGAATCTGTCCTTGCTCCCTCCTTCTCTTGGTTGTGCCCCAGGCCCTGGGTCCCCTAGTCTCCCTCCCCAAGACCCATGAGACAGAGGTGGAGTAAAGATCAGCTTTATTATTGGCATGAAGGCAGGGAGGTGGTGACAGTGCCAGGCCCTTATGTGGGTGGGGGGGCAGAGAGCTCGACCAGCCAGCACTGATCCTCCAAGCTGGCCTCCCAGTGAGGTCCGGGGCTCCGGGTGCCTCTGGCTTTCAGCAGAAGCAGCAagtgggcaggcaggcagactgCTAGGCATTGGATAGGTGGGCTCCGCAGGGCTACTCTGGAGCTGGCGTTGGGCTGGGgttggcagggggtggagggcgAGGCTGGATGTCCCTGGTGCGCATGTAGGACAGTAGCTGCTCTGGGATCTCAGCCAGCACGTCCTTGGCTAGTCTGGCCATGCTCAGCACCTGGTTCCCCGAACGGTCAACATAGTCTCGGAATGGAACGAACTGGGACAAGCACAGACAATCATATGTGGGTGGTGGCCAGGagagaggggagtggggaagggtgCAGTGGGGAGGATTCCTCTTTGACCCCTAGCATCTCTTTTCAAATATCACACTATTTCTCACCCCCTCTCTTGAGGAGCCTTTTACATTTGCTTTCTCcctatccacttttttttttcaccttttgttCACCCTCAACCCACTCAAGTTTGGCTTCAGGCAGTCTGCTGGAACTGCTCTTGCTAACAATATCAACAGCACCACGTTCCCAAATCAGTCCAGAGGGCAATGACTGTGAGTCCTCATCTTGCTGACTCCTCTAGCTTTCCATTACATTGGACCATAATCTTCTGGACACATCCCACTCTGGACACACTACATTCTTCTGGacactttttttcctccccctatTCCCCTGGGTCTACCTGATTTCTAAACCTGGTCCCTTCTCTCAGTTCTCTTCCTGGGTGATTTCATACACTTCCATGACTTTACAGACTGTTCCCTGGATTAAGAGATATACACCactctgtataaaataaataatcaacaaGAATATGTTGTATAACACAGAAAATTAATAGCTtttatattgtaataacttttaatggagtataaactataaaaatactgaaccattatgctctccatctgaaactaatataatattataaatcaactatacttcaattaaaaaaacactattccctgatgactcccaaatttacACATCCATCCCTGGCCTCCAGAGCCTCATATTTAGTTGCTCATATCTCGTCTCCCTTCAGTTGTCTTAGATACCTCAAACCCATTATGTTCACAACTGAGTTCTGGGCTTTTCTGCCAAACCTGCTCCTCCTTCAGCTTTCCCCTTCCCAGTAAATGGGACTATAACTCACCCAGTTGCTCAAGCTGGAAAACTCAGAGTCATCCTTGAAGCCCCTCTCACTTCATATCACCGTTTAATCAAATCATCAACTCttgtaaatttttcttaaataatcgTTTGAACCTGcttcttctctccatcctcactgtTTCCATTCCTACCCAGACCCTTGTTGTCTCCCCTCTACTACTGCAAAGGCTTCCTTACTTCTCTCTTGCCCTACTATAATCCACTCTCCACGCAGCATCTCTGTATGTCTTAAAATACAAGTCTGACCATCTCACTCCCCTATGTCAAATGTTTCAAGAGCTCTCCAGTTCTTTTAGAACAAAGCCCCAAACTTTACCACGACTGGCAAGGCCTTGGCTCCCTGCTTCTCTCACTCACTGTGATCCTGCCGCCTTGGTCTCTTGCCTTCTCCAGTTTGGGCCAGTTCTTTTGAGCCATCTTCTCACATGCTGCTTCTCTACCTGTGATGCTTATACCCTCTCCTTTAGgtttcagctcaaatgtcatttcCTCGTAGAAGCCTTTCCTGACGACCGTAACCAATCAGGTCCCTGTCACAGACTCTCAGAGTGGGCATTTGCCGTTCCTCTGGAGCACTTAAATCACATTCTAATGAACTATTATTTAGCTGTGTGATTATTATTGGTTGCCTCCACTAGAGGGCAGGAGCCTTGGGGATCTCCTAAACTGTGACTCCACAATGGCTTCAGCAACCTGCCTGTTTCTCAAAAAGAATTTGTTCAATGAATGTAGGAAGGCGGAAAGAGTGAGGGGGAGAAAAGCAAGTGATTAAAAAGGCAGTAAGGGAGAATGGCTGCTAACTTAGCCTCTCCTTCCCACCATGCCTTTTGGTTCCATGACTTCCTCTGCCTGGTCAGGTCTACCTGAACGATGTCCCGCTCAGCATAGCGTCCCCTAGAGGACACGCGCACATCATCACCATCCAACTCTTCCATCGCTGCAGAAAAGACACCCCTCAGCTGATTGGCCTCTCCCACACCAACCCACACTGCCCCCCTCCCTCTTAGCTCCCCTTTGGAGTCACCATGAGAATGTCTAATGGTTGCAGCAAAGTCCTGCAAATATTAGGCATTGTGATGgagttattattatattttcccATGCATTCCATCTCCCAGGAGCCCCGGCAGGGAAGTATTTGCATCAACAGCCTCAGTtatgatgaggaaacaggctcaggggTCTGTGACTTGGCCAAGATTCAACACAGACATCCATCCTATCTTTTCTGTAAGGCAGGCCCGTGTGCCCAGATCCTCCCTTATTTTCCCCAGTTCTCGGTCTCACTCATGGACGCCCCCCATCTTACTCACCCTCAAACATGGCTGGTCCCACACCGACAATAATGATAGACATGGGCAGTGAGGAGGCCTGTGAAGAAAAGAGGGTAAATGGTTGGGGTAAGAGCTAGCATAACAAGGGAGATGACAGTTGGGAGACAGTtctgtgcttttgtgtgtgtgtgtgtgtgtgtgtgtgtgtgtgtgtgtgtgtgtgtgtgtgtgatgtttctGCACATCTTACAGGCCGAGGCACtgattccctttgtgccagactgtcttttcaaggatgtCTGCACATGCAACAGCCTTGAAAGATACAGTGTCTTCCTTTAGAGTGAAGGGCAGGTTTACTGTCAGTATGATGCAATGTCTTAAACTGGAACAAAGGGCAGGCATGCTTACTGCCCATTATAAAAGACTTGGGTTCCCTAAGCTCAGGGTTTCTGTTCAATAATGCAACCCACTGTGGGTACCGGTATGTGGCCCTCTGCACATCATCTTGTGGGAACTGGAACTTAGAGAATCAGAGCAAATGCTGGGAGCTGAACTACTGCTATTGCTAGGAATCGCAAAGTCTTTTGCCTCTGATCCAGAGGTCTTGTCTgctgccagcatccatgaaactggCAGGCTAACTTGTTAGCCTGTATGTAGGGTAAAATCTCCACCCCTTCACAGTTATTAACAGTGCCCCCCTACACCCCTGCCAAGCCTTCCTCCTCAGACTCACACTGACAATGGCTTCCTTGGTCTGTGTCATGTCAGAGATGACCCCATCGGTGATGATGAGCAGAACGTAGTACTGGGAACCATCAGAGATCTTGGCTGCAGCCCTGGGTGAGAGGCCAAGATCAGAATCCAGCTGAAAGCCCAGAGAGGCCAGCGGAACACCCTATCCCTAAAGCTCCCTCAGCCAGTGTGTAACCTGTGGGCAAGGACCAGGGCTTCTGAAGCTCATGCTCCTTCCCCAGATCTGGCTGTCTGCCCTGCCTGCCATTTCTCCAGCAGTATTTAAAGAGCACTTAGTATGGTAGGTACTGTGTTAGGCATTGGAGGTTCACAGTGAGAAAAAACAAATCCTATCCAGGCCTCTCGAGGGGGAACATGGATGCAAGAATCATAGAAATAGctataaaattacatttgtggTGAGAGTTGGATAGAAAGAGACACTGCCATGAGTGTCGTGTAGAGGATCCTGACATGGCCCAGAAGGTCAGGGAAGGTTTCTTTAAGGAAACAATGTTGAGGATgatggagaggaggaaggacaaGAGGCCAAGTGAAGGGGGGATCATTCCAGGCAGAAGATGCAGCAGGGACAAAGGCCCTACGATGGTACTGGAGGAAGCCCTCCCTGTCTGGAGCCCAGGAGGTAAGGGAAGCAGAGTGGACCATGTGACTGAGATGGGGCAGGCCCAACTACACATGACCAAAGACTGAAggcctcctttctttcctctctcatccatttctcctctctcccttctcccctctacTGACCACATCCCATTGCCTAGGCTTCTGTGTCCTCAGCCAGGCTAACAGCCGCTCCCAGagctcttttccttctctcatcaTCAGTCTCCAAGTCCAAGATTCTTTGATCTGAAAAGGGCTTCAGAAGTCCCTGAGTCCACTCCtcttattttacatataagaaaaatgAGACCTCAGTTAGCACAGAGGCCGTGGGAGACGCTGGTCTCTCGACTTCCAGTCTCAAGCCCTGTGTGGGTTGGAAAGGATGGAGCTGCATTATCCAGCAAGGTAGCCCCTAGCTCCTActgacatttaaattaattaatttaaatagaattaaacaTTCAGTTCCTCATTCATCCTAGTAACACTTCAAGTGCTCAATATCCCTCTGGagctggtggctaccatattgaacagcacagatacagaacactttcatcactgcagaaagttctattgcaCAGTGCTGGCATTTAAGCTTGATaccaaaaaatgagaagaaagtatGGCGAAAGTGGAGAATTTAAATGGCTACAGTTCAGTTTGCCTAGGGTCCTGGGTGGCAGTGGGCCATGATCCTCCGTAGCAGCCCCCGCTCCCTCCCTGAATTGTGGCTGCAGCCTCCTCGTAGGCCTGGGCTGGTACCGTTTCCTGTCACTCActcattttgcaaataatttttgcTTGCCCCTTAATGTCTCTGTGCTTTTCACATGCGGTTCCTTCTTCCGGGCCTACTCTGCACCTCCTCCTCTGATAAACGCTGGTTTGCCCTCCGCACCCAGCCAAGTAGTCCCCTCCACAACTAGGCTGGCTTGGCTGTCTCagactctcctcctcttcctctgccttctagGATGCCACCCACCAAGATGGGCTGTCTGCCCTTCCAGATGGGTTGTTATACCCCTAAGGGTACCAGCATGTGTGCCCAGGGATGCCCAAGGCCACAAGATACCTGGAGCATCCATTCTACTGTATGATCTCATGGATAAAGCCAGATGATTCTAAGCACACTTAAAACACCCCTTCCCCCCTAAATTACAGCAAACATGGACACAATgtaagaagaatataaaatttgatgaatttttaagataaaatacggggatttcaaagacattttcagCTTGCTACTTTCACCTGTGCCCCCTGGTCCCTCTAGGGGACGCAGTCATTTGCTTCTGCCAACAGGCGGCTTGCTGGAAAAGTCTGGGAAGCTCTGGCTTACAGAGGgtaatgatttatttatatttctatctcctgcaccaaggcaggaGTTCCCAAGGGCAGAGACTAGATCTGATTCATCTGTGCGTCTCCAGTGCCCCAGCAGAGAACTGAGCACATGTAGATGCCCTTTgaatagtaataatgataataatagtaacagtaatagTTAACACCTATAGCACCTATGACGTGGCAGGCACTGTTGTAGGCGCCTGACAAATACTGCTTTAGTTAGTtgtcacaacagccctatgatgtggatattattatccccatttacagttgaggaaacaggcacagagaggttaagagtctcacccaaagtcacacagctagtaagtgcgAGAGTAGGTGTATTAACTTAGCCAGTCTAGCTGCACAGCCCACATTCATGCTACATTCCCCTTTACCaagtgaatgaatcagtgaacttTCCCAAGGTAATATTTAAGGATTCTgtttaataacaacaaaaaaatatgcTCAGGTtccattattaagtgaaaaagtcaGTAGTAAAATATTACACGTAACTCGACTGCCATTGTGGTGCGTAAGGAAAAGACTGTTAAGAACTAAATGAATGTCCACATTCCCACAGGCAGCATTCTgggagatttcttttctttctttctttctttcttttttttttttttttttttgatttcttaatttctccaTCCTTGAAATTTTCTATACCAATGttatgttacttttataattaaagaaatgattATTCTCActatgaattagaaaaataaactaatcTTTATTAGAGGAAAAGGTACTCTCTGGACATAGAAATCTCCCCAAAATCCTTCCacttttattccctttttttgCTTCATCTTTTTGCTTTCAAGCTTTCTGAGGTCATTTGTTTTAGATGGGTTTCTTCTATTTAGCATATAGTAGGGTCTACTTGTTACTTTTTTTATTCTATCAGAGAGCCTTTTTCTTTTACTAGGTGAGCTTATCcaatttatgtttatttacataCGTTTGGTCTTAGTTCTGTCAcgtattttatttgtatttaaaaaatcatttgatatgTGAGCTGGATTTTCTTTGTATGCTTTTATTCTGAAAATCTGGAGTTACTCTTCTGTTTTTATGAGATTGAAGCACTATCTACTGGGCTAACGAGGcactttcttctgttttcagaagttattctctgtattttaatCTACCACTTGAGCTCATTTTAATCCTCTGGGAGCActtgctgtgggccaggcactgcgCTGATCATTCTCATATTGTTGTCTACTTTTACATTCCCAATAACCCAATAAAGAAGGTACTGTtagggggagggtaatagctcagaggcagagctcatgcttagcagacttgaggtcctgcgttcaatccccagtacctccactgaaaaaaaaaatgctattgttATCCATTCTTACACCCATTTACAAGGATGAAAtggatggaggctcagagaggctaagctGCTTCAGTCACGTGGTTAGTGAGTAGTGGACCCGGGGATCACTCCCAGGTCTGATGCCAGAGTTTATGCCTTGTCCGCTGTGCTATAGTCCCTTCTGTCTTCCCCAAACTTGAGGCCTGGGTAGCTGTTCCCAGGGAGTGGGGTTGGGGTAGTTTATTGACATCCTCTCTACCTCAGAATAAGGCATTATGTAACGTATTTATACCAGAGCCTGACCAACACTGAAACTTCCCCCATCTCCCCAAGGCCCCGATTCACCCAAGAGTGGTCTTGACTGCCCTTGGGAGAGCAGTCTCCAGTCTGGGTCCCCTCCTTTTCCCCAAGCCCGCCCAGCTCCCTTACCTGGCCACCTGGTTGATGACAGGTGCGAAGCAGGTGGGCCCGTAGAGCTGCACTGTGCGCAGGCTCTGGGAGTAGCTCTCTAGCACGCCCTCGATGCCTGCACAGTTGGGGTCCTCATCATTGTTGTTCTGCAGGAAAGACGCCCTGCTGGGCTGACCCCACGCAGGGCACAGCCAGGAGTGCTCTGATCCCagctcactctctctttttttccatcaCTCTCCTTCATGCTCCCCCCCAAACTCcggccctgctcccctccctgctctgccacctccCCTAGCTCCCGCTGCTCTACAGGTCCTTGAACCTTAGAGGAAACATAAGGAGAAGAATTCTGACAGCC harbors:
- the CPNE9 gene encoding copine-9 isoform X5, encoding MRYLTPGRNVRRRNTSTRELTQLNFTVAIDFTASNGNPLQPTSLHYMSPYQLSAYAMALKAVGEIIQDYDSDKLFPAYGFGAKLPPEGRISHQFPLNNNDEDPNCAGIEGVLESYSQSLRTVQLYGPTCFAPVINQVARAAAKISDGSQYYVLLIITDGVISDMTQTKEAIVSASSLPMSIIIVGVGPAMFEAMEELDGDDVRVSSRGRYAERDIVQFVPFRDYVDRSGNQVLSMARLAKDVLAEIPEQLLSYMRTRDIQPRPPPPANPSPTPAPE